Proteins from a single region of Artemia franciscana chromosome 2, ASM3288406v1, whole genome shotgun sequence:
- the LOC136034039 gene encoding zinc finger protein 271-like: protein MDLVFQDSQAREDSRDPFLPGSTNVYIEQETDFDFEHGLAVEFCEIAEDNITENENRVQDSSFSVKVLPLERTHAMGKPIECDICKKTFARNSALTVHRRTHTGEKPFECDICKKNYTCKSALSIHRRTHTGEKPFECDICNKAYTCRSALSVHSRTHTGEKPYEYRVCQKQFTTSSDFFKHHQRKHTGELFQCQVCEKRFTFSSDFSKHQRKHTGEQFPCQVCENDSQLITFYLGTKESIMRRNLLNVTHV from the coding sequence ATGGACttggttttccaagattctcaAGCAAGAGAAGATTCCAGAGATCCTTTTCTGCCCGGCTCTACCAATGTATATATTGAGCAAGAAAcggattttgattttgaacatGGACTGGCGGTTGAGTTTTGTGAAATTGCTGAAGATAATATAACAGAAAATGAAAATCGTGTGCAGGACTCAAGTTTTTCCGTAAAAGTTTTGCCACTAGAAAGAACTCATGCTATGGGAAAACCTATCGAATGTGATATATGTAAGAAAACTTTTGCACGCAATTCTGCTTTAACTGTTCACAGACGCACTCACACTGGGGAGAAACCATTTGAGTGtgatatttgtaagaaaaattatacTTGTAAATCTGCTTTATCCATACACAGACGAACTCACACTGGGGAGAAACCATTTGAATGTGATATATGTAATAAAGCTTATACTTGTAGATCTGCTTTATCTGTTCACAGTAGAACTCATACTGGGGAAAAACCATATGAGTATCGAGTATGTCAAAAACAATTCACTACTagttctgatttttttaaacatcaTCAAAGAAAGCATACCGGGGAGCTATTTCAGTGTCAAGTATGTGAAAAACGATTCACTTTTAGTTCTGATTTTTCTAAACATCAAAGAAAGCATACTGGGGAACAATTCCCATGTCAAGTTTGTGAAAACGATTCACAACTAATTACCTTTTATCTAGGCACCAAAGAATCCATAATGAGGAGAAACCTTTTGAATGTGACACATGTTTAA
- the LOC136034045 gene encoding zinc finger MYM-type protein 6-like: protein MKPSKLQRHLNTKHATLSKKPMEYFERLLQTSNKDKNTLEKYVTLNDKYLLASYEVSYLIAKTKKPFTIGEQLLLPAAIRMSEIVHGKQYAAEISKIPLSNDTVSKRISDISNDQFQQLLMRLKDSSKFAIQLDESTDISKMAQLLLFVSYIYEGKIHEDILFCRPLEGHTRGKGIYKKVNEFFEKKGLNWKNCVGVCTDGAAAMTVQDLGFTAFVKAGNDDITFTHCIIHREAVVVKKIAPELNTVFIDAVKSINFIKSRALNSRLFKNLCIDMDSDYTSLLLHAEVRWLSRGRSLKRLLTLKDEVLIFLTEQNSNLADYFHDNLWLLKLCYLADIFDKINDMNL from the coding sequence ATGAAACCGTCCAAACTGCAACGACATTTGAATACTAAACATGCAACGTTATCAAAAAAGCCAATGGAATATTTTGAGCGTCTTTTGCAAACATCAAATAAAGATAAGAACACTTTGGAGAAGTATGTTACTTTGAATGATAAATATCTATTGGCATCGTATGAAGTTTCGTATTTGATAGCAAAAACGAAAAAGCCTTTTACtattggagagcaacttttACTGCCCGCAGCTATAAGAATGTCTGAAATTGTTCATGGAAAACAGTATGCTgctgaaattagtaaaattccATTATCAAATGACACTGTGTCCAAAAGAATTTCAGACATTAGCAATGATCAATTTCAACAGCTTCTTATGAGGCTTAAAGACAGCTCAAAGTTTGCAATACAACTGGACGAGTCGACAGACATTTCAAAAATGGCACAGTTGTTACTTTTTGTAAGTTATATTTATGAGGGAAAAATTCATGAAGATATACTGTTTTGTCGTCCTCTGGAAGGTCATACTCGTGGAAaaggtatatataaaaaagtaaatgagttttttgaaaaaaaaggattaaattggaaaaattgtgtTGGTGTGTGCACGGACGGTGCTGCAGCAATGACCGTACAAGATCTTGGTTTTACAGCATTTGTTAAAGCTGGAAATGATGATATTACATTTACACATTGTATAATTCACCGAGAGGCAgttgttgttaaaaaaattgcacCAGAATTAAACACTGTGTTTATTGATGCAGTCAAAAGCATTAACTTTATTAAAAGTCGAGCACTTAATAGtcgattgtttaaaaatttgtgcaTTGATATGGATTCGGATTATACAAGTTTATTGCTACATGCTGAGGTTAGGTGGCTATCAAGAGGTCGAAGTTTGAAACGATTATTAACTTTAAAAGATGAAGTTCTTATATTTCTAACAGAGCAAAATTCTAATTTGGCCGATTATTTTCACGATAATTTATGGCTTCTCAAGCTATGCTATTTGgcagatatttttgataaaatcaatGACATGAATTTATAA